In Bosea vestrisii, the following are encoded in one genomic region:
- a CDS encoding dihydroorotate dehydrogenase — protein sequence MSVTSDVDLSVAIGGLTLRNPVMPASGTFAEGLEKVMDFNRLGAFVTKTITRELRAGNPLPRVVERPGGLINAIGIPSKGVRYFVEETMPHYAAYDTPLVVSISAPTAEGFASLAAELSIPGVAAIEANISCPNIEEDGKAFAMRAQSTEKVTRLLREATDLPLWVKLTPNTGDVPEVARAAEAAGADAIVVANTILSMAIDLKSFKPCLGNIMGGLSGPAIKPIVLRQVFQCAKAVKIPVIGCGGISTAEDAVEYMLAGASAVQVGTATFLQPAAMTTIIDGLRSFCLHHEIARVTDLIGGVVIEEADEPDLAWLDPIS from the coding sequence ATGAGCGTGACGTCCGATGTCGATCTCTCCGTCGCAATTGGCGGGCTCACCCTGCGCAATCCGGTGATGCCGGCGTCCGGCACCTTCGCCGAGGGGCTGGAGAAGGTGATGGACTTCAACCGGCTCGGCGCCTTCGTCACCAAGACGATCACGCGAGAACTACGCGCCGGAAATCCGCTGCCGCGTGTGGTCGAGCGGCCGGGCGGGTTGATCAACGCCATTGGCATCCCGTCGAAGGGTGTGCGCTACTTCGTTGAGGAGACGATGCCGCACTATGCGGCCTATGACACGCCTCTGGTGGTCAGCATCTCGGCACCGACGGCCGAAGGCTTCGCCAGCCTTGCGGCGGAACTCTCGATCCCCGGCGTCGCCGCGATCGAGGCCAACATCTCCTGCCCGAACATCGAGGAGGACGGCAAGGCCTTCGCGATGCGGGCGCAATCGACCGAGAAGGTGACACGCCTGCTGCGAGAGGCGACCGACCTGCCGCTCTGGGTCAAGCTCACGCCGAACACCGGCGACGTGCCCGAAGTGGCGCGCGCTGCAGAGGCCGCAGGTGCGGATGCGATCGTGGTCGCCAACACCATCCTGTCGATGGCGATCGACCTGAAGAGCTTCAAGCCCTGCCTCGGCAACATCATGGGCGGTTTGTCGGGGCCCGCGATCAAGCCGATCGTGCTGCGCCAGGTCTTCCAATGCGCCAAGGCGGTGAAGATCCCGGTGATCGGTTGCGGCGGCATCTCCACCGCCGAGGACGCGGTCGAGTACATGCTTGCCGGCGCCAGCGCGGTGCAGGTCGGCACCGCGACCTTCCTGCAGCCGGCGGCGATGACAACGATCATCGACGGGCTCAGGAGCTTTTGCCTGCATCACGAGATCGCGCGCGTCACCGATCTGATCGGCGGCGTCGTGATCGAGGAGGCCGACGAGCCCGATCTCGCCTGGCTGGATCCGATCTCGTGA
- a CDS encoding dihydroorotate dehydrogenase electron transfer subunit encodes MSLYGADPAKRRVEFLYKVTGAGTRGLDTLRPGDRLDIMGPLGVGFTLDPSWRHIVAVGRGAGLATLAPLAKAAKANGTQVTAVFSARRPELLVSVDLFHRHGADVIAVTDSEQTSGPANVERILRRLIADGRCDGFFTCGSSRLMRVQQRLAREFGLPGQVAMEQQMACGIGLCYCCVRDFNVNGEIVNRRVCWDGPVFDLMEALP; translated from the coding sequence ATGAGCCTCTACGGCGCCGATCCCGCCAAGCGCCGGGTCGAGTTCCTCTACAAGGTGACGGGTGCCGGCACGCGCGGGCTCGACACGCTGCGGCCGGGCGACCGGCTCGACATCATGGGGCCGCTCGGCGTCGGCTTCACACTGGATCCGAGCTGGCGCCACATCGTCGCCGTCGGGCGCGGGGCGGGGCTGGCGACGCTCGCCCCGCTTGCCAAGGCCGCGAAGGCCAACGGTACGCAGGTGACGGCGGTCTTCAGCGCAAGACGGCCCGAGCTGCTCGTCTCCGTCGACCTCTTCCATCGCCATGGTGCCGACGTCATCGCCGTCACCGATTCCGAGCAGACCAGCGGCCCTGCCAATGTCGAACGCATCCTGCGCCGTCTCATCGCCGACGGCCGCTGCGATGGCTTCTTCACCTGCGGCTCGAGCCGCCTGATGCGGGTGCAGCAGCGTCTCGCGCGCGAGTTCGGCCTGCCCGGCCAGGTGGCGATGGAGCAGCAAATGGCCTGCGGAATCGGGCTTTGCTACTGCTGTGTGCGCGACTTCAACGTCAATGGCGAGATCGTCAACCGGCGCGTCTGCTGGGACGGCCCGGTCTTCGACCTGATGGAGGCGCTGCCATGA
- a CDS encoding MFS transporter produces MSDNQAAMTGSIAISSPAEVDSKARKALWGAAIGYAMDGFDLLILGFMLRTISADLQLTQGQAASLVTATLIGAVLGGIGFGMLSDRIGRVRVLTWTIVLFAVFTGMCALAQGYWDLLIYRTIAGLGLGGEFGIGMALVAEAWPASKRARASSYVGLGWQVGVLAAAIATPILLPTIGWRGMFAIGILPAVAAYFIRHSLHEPEVFVARSKDRPKESALRLLVKDWNTTKLSLGMVVLCSVQNFGYYGVMIWLPNYLATRFGFALTQSAVWTSVTIAGMAVGIYAFGHIADRIGRRPAFFGYMLGAAVMVIVYSRLTDPFQLLVAGAVMGFFVNGMLGGYGALISELFPTTARATAQNVLFNIGRGVGGFRSARRRDDRGGLQLRDGDRAAGDALSARYPGHVVPDSGATRRRARLTARASSCRSSSISLRPRDPARPWAAAPVLPHRGRRASSPSSPRSSATTRSTPNIGTSWSIAVRRPPLPSRGSSSSCSARSRQASSPSCAGR; encoded by the coding sequence GTGAGTGACAATCAGGCAGCCATGACCGGCTCCATCGCCATCTCCTCTCCGGCCGAGGTCGACAGCAAGGCCCGCAAGGCGCTGTGGGGCGCCGCCATCGGCTATGCCATGGACGGCTTCGACCTGCTGATCCTCGGCTTCATGCTTCGGACGATCTCGGCCGACCTGCAGCTCACCCAGGGCCAGGCCGCCTCGCTCGTCACCGCCACGCTGATCGGCGCCGTGCTCGGTGGCATCGGCTTCGGCATGCTCTCGGACCGCATCGGCCGCGTCCGCGTGCTGACCTGGACGATCGTCCTCTTCGCCGTCTTCACTGGCATGTGCGCGCTGGCGCAGGGCTATTGGGACCTCCTGATCTACCGCACCATCGCCGGCCTTGGACTCGGCGGCGAATTCGGCATCGGCATGGCCCTGGTCGCGGAGGCCTGGCCGGCCTCGAAGCGGGCGCGCGCCTCGTCCTATGTCGGCCTCGGCTGGCAGGTCGGCGTGTTGGCGGCGGCGATCGCCACCCCGATCCTGCTGCCGACGATCGGCTGGCGCGGCATGTTCGCCATCGGCATCCTGCCGGCGGTGGCGGCCTACTTCATCCGCCACTCGCTGCACGAACCGGAGGTCTTCGTCGCCCGCTCCAAGGATCGGCCGAAGGAGTCGGCGCTGCGCCTGCTGGTCAAGGATTGGAACACGACCAAGCTGAGCCTCGGCATGGTCGTCCTCTGCTCGGTCCAGAACTTCGGCTATTACGGCGTGATGATCTGGTTGCCGAACTATCTGGCGACCCGTTTCGGCTTCGCCCTGACGCAGTCTGCGGTGTGGACTTCGGTCACCATCGCCGGCATGGCGGTCGGCATCTACGCCTTCGGCCATATCGCTGACCGCATCGGGCGCCGCCCCGCCTTCTTCGGCTACATGCTCGGCGCCGCGGTGATGGTCATCGTCTATTCGCGGCTGACCGACCCGTTCCAGCTCCTGGTCGCGGGCGCGGTAATGGGCTTCTTCGTCAACGGCATGCTCGGCGGCTATGGCGCGCTGATCAGCGAGCTCTTCCCGACGACGGCGCGGGCGACGGCACAGAACGTCCTGTTCAACATCGGGCGCGGCGTCGGCGGCTTCCGGTCCGCTCGTCGTCGGGACGATCGCGGCGGCCTACAGCTTCGAGATGGCGATCGCGCTGCTGGCGACGCTCTATCTGCTCGATATCCTGGCCATGTGGTTCCTGATTCCGGAGCGACGCGGCGCCGAGCTCGCCTGACGGCAAGGGCATCGTCATGTCGATCCAGCTCGATCAGTCTCAGGCCGCGCGATCCGGCGCGGCCATGGGCGGCAGCGCCTGTTCTGCCGCACCGTGGAAGGCGAGCATCGTCGCCGAGCTCGCCGAGGTCGTCCGCAACGACGCGGTCAACGCCGAATATCGGCACCTCGTGGTCAATTGCAGTGAGGAGGCCGCCGCTGCCCAGCCGGGGCAGTTCTTCCAGCTGCTCTGCCCGCAGCCGGCAGGCGAGCAGCCCTTCCTGCGCCGGCCGATGA
- a CDS encoding helix-turn-helix domain-containing protein has translation MIRFDEIGERLKAYRLGRGLLAEDVAERLGISRAAVYRIEGGGVVKIETLERLAVLLETTVASLLGAGVEYYSSPISYFERMRQIEEQADQVIAHFPPLSYLLTSDDYSGYLRQTLIEALPSHITEREQAIGEIDAIIAILDDRKRARKRRRLSVVNFVNVLEIERWLKLGVVGRFNLPDSELTRRRLAARTEIEHLIGLIESEPMGVQIGLIEETLPNITFQLFRTSEKTLLGLSPFRLGGELPNIRSGIAMLTADEEPVRLYEEIANDLWRRALKGSEAGAVLRAAIERSGIARPARHQTSEIA, from the coding sequence ATGATCCGGTTCGACGAAATCGGTGAGCGCCTGAAAGCCTACCGCCTGGGGCGGGGGCTTTTGGCCGAAGACGTTGCCGAGCGGCTCGGCATCTCGCGGGCGGCGGTCTACCGGATCGAAGGTGGCGGCGTCGTCAAGATCGAAACCCTGGAACGGCTTGCGGTCCTGCTGGAGACGACCGTCGCCTCGCTGCTCGGGGCCGGCGTTGAATATTATTCCAGCCCGATCAGCTATTTCGAGCGGATGCGGCAGATCGAGGAGCAGGCGGACCAGGTCATCGCCCACTTCCCGCCGCTGTCCTATCTGCTGACCTCGGACGATTACTCCGGTTATTTGCGGCAGACCCTCATCGAAGCGCTTCCGTCTCACATAACGGAGCGCGAGCAGGCCATCGGGGAAATCGACGCGATCATTGCGATCCTCGATGATCGCAAGCGGGCGCGTAAACGGCGCCGGCTGAGTGTCGTCAATTTCGTCAATGTCCTCGAGATCGAGCGCTGGCTCAAGCTCGGCGTCGTCGGCCGGTTCAACCTGCCCGATAGCGAGCTGACCCGGCGACGCCTCGCTGCACGAACCGAGATCGAGCACCTGATCGGCTTGATCGAGAGCGAGCCGATGGGGGTCCAGATCGGTCTGATCGAGGAGACGCTGCCGAACATCACGTTCCAGCTGTTCCGCACCTCGGAGAAAACGCTGCTTGGACTGAGCCCGTTTCGCCTGGGCGGCGAGTTGCCGAATATCCGATCGGGCATCGCGATGCTGACCGCGGACGAGGAACCAGTGCGCCTCTACGAGGAGATTGCCAACGATCTCTGGCGGCGCGCCTTGAAGGGCAGCGAGGCCGGAGCGGTGCTGCGGGCCGCTATCGAGCGCTCGGGGATCGCGCGGCCGGCGCGACATCAAACGTCAGAGATCGCCTGA